The genomic window GGCGGCATTGGCGGCCTTCTGCAGCGCCGGGTCTTGCATGACCTCGCGGATTGCAGCGGCCAGCAATTGCACCTTGGCAGGCGGCATCGTGGCGGGTGCGAAGAAGGTGTTCCAGCCGTCGGCATCGATCTTCATGCCGGCCTCGCGGAACGTAGGAATGGCCGGCGCGAAGCTCACGCGCTTCTTGCCCGATACGGCCAGGATGCGGATCTTGCCGGCCAGGTGCTGAGCATAGAGCGAGTCCAGCGTGTCGATGGCAATGGGCAGGTTGCCGCCGCTCAGGTCGGCCGACAACGGCGCCGATCCGCCGTAGCCCTTGATCTGCGGCTGAACGCTGAGCGCATCGCCCACCATCAGGCCGAAGAAGTGGGGCAGGCTGCCGGTCGCCGGCACGCCGAAGACGGCTTCTTCCGGATGAGCCCAGAGCCGGCCCACCAGGAACATCGCGCGGTCGAGCTGCAGCTTGTTGCCCACGGCCAGCGCAAAGTCATAGCTGCTGACCTGCGACACCGGCACGAAGTCCTTATCGGGGTCGTA from Variovorax paradoxus includes these protein-coding regions:
- a CDS encoding tripartite tricarboxylate transporter substrate-binding protein translates to MSVFLSRRKLAAWCLALGACAAPLAHAQAPALDGPLTLVVGYTAGGSTDRVARLVAERLGPKLGVAATVENRPGEGGRLAAKEVKRAPAGQNVLMLGNPAVMVVAPLVFKDAGYDPDKDFVPVSQVSSYDFALAVGNKLQLDRAMFLVGRLWAHPEEAVFGVPATGSLPHFFGLMVGDALSVQPQIKGYGGSAPLSADLSGGNLPIAIDTLDSLYAQHLAGKIRILAVSGKKRVSFAPAIPTFREAGMKIDADGWNTFFAPATMPPAKVQLLAAAIREVMQDPALQKAANAAYITPIVSTQGETVQMLKAFRQQWEPVVRRSGFQP